The following is a genomic window from bacterium.
ATGACGCAGGACAATCGGAACTACCGCGCGACGAGCGAGCGAGCGCATCACGACCTTGGGTTTGCACCAACGCGGACGATTGATGACGGCGTGGCGGAGCTCGCGGCACTCCTCGCGGGTGGGCGGGTGAAGAATTCGTACGTCTCGCGGTTCTCAAACTACCAGCACCTGAAGCCGTTCCTCGCGGAATATGAAACGCCGTTCGGCGGTGTGCGGTTGGCGGTGCGCGCATGACCGTGCGCATCGTGCAGCGTTGTATGAACGAGCTCTCCATCATCATCCCATGCACACAGACGACGGATGTCGTTCCGGCGTTCCTCGACGAGCTGTCGGAGTTTCTCCTGACGAACCCCGGTGACATGGACGTCATCGTTGTTGCGAGTGATCCGTCGGACCGCCTCGCGGCGCTCGTGCGGTACGGCGAGGAGCGGTACCCGTGGATGCAGCTTCGCGCACTCGAGCGGTTCGGGTCTGCGCGGCGGTTCGGGGCGCTCGCGCGGTTCGGGATCGCGTACTCGACGAGCCGCTACGCTGCCATCGTGTCGCCGTACGGTGACGATGATCTCACGGCGCTCCCCAAGATGCTCAAGGAGCTCCGCGGTGGTGCACAGGTTGCACAGGCGACGCGGTTCGCCACGCCGGAGCATGCCACACGGTTGCCGTGGAGGTTCCGCATGTACCAGCGCGTCTACCGGGTGCTCGTTCGTTGGGTGCTCGGTCACGTCATCACGGATTCGACGTACGGGTACAAGATGTTCGATCGGGTGTTCGTCGTCGCCATCGGTCTCACACAGAATGGGTACGCCATCTGCCCCGAGATTACGCTCAAAGCCCTTCTCGCACGTGGTCGCGTCGCGCATGTTCCGTCGGTTGCGAAGCCGGCGCGTGCCACGAGCAGTTTCTCGCTCCTCCGTGAGGGTCCGGGGTATGCATGGCTCCTCGTTCGGGGCCTCGCGCACCGCGTCGGCCTTCCATGGTTCTAGGGGCTGTCCGCAGGAGATCAGCACACGCACCCCCCATCAGGGGGGTGCGTGTGCATTGCGGATCGCTTCCACGCGTTCCCGCTCTGCGCGTACGCCAGCGGCGTGCGCCGCGTAGCCCGCGAGTCGCTGGTACCATGCGATGATGGCGTCGTCACTGGCACCGGTCTCGTGCTGTGCGGCGGAGAGCATCTGCCACTCGATGCCGGACGGCGTGTAGGTGGCAATCGCACGCGTCACTTGTCGGCGACCATCCACCACGGCGCCGTCCCAGAGCGTGAGGAGGCCGAGGTAGAACGGTGTCGCGTGTGGTGCGATGCCCTCGGCGGCGAAGTCCTCAAAGATGGCGCGCGCAGCATCGCGATTGCCGCGACGTACCTCGAGGAGTGCCAGCTGGAAGCGTAGCGCGCCGTTCATCGGTGCACGCGCGACGGCATCGCGGAGTGATGTGGCCTCCGCCTCGCGATCCCCAAAGTGGCCGTGCATCCAGGCGGCCCGATGATAGAGGTACGAGTTTCGTGGGTGGTGCGCGATGAGCGTATCGGCGAGTGCGCGGGTATCGCGGTAGAGTGCGTCACGCGTTGCATCATCCAGCGGGAGCTGTGCGAGACGTACAGAAGTATCGAGGAGGTCGCGTCGGAGCATGTCATACGGATGTGGTAGTGCAGAGGCACGCTTGAGTGATGCGCGTGCCGCTGTGAGGTGTGCAGGGCGCGGTCCGGCGTCGATCGCAAGCTCGGCGCGCATGCGGTATACCGTGGCGCGGAGTGGCTGGATAGCAATCATGGAGCCGACGAGCACCGCGCCGATGGCAAGTGTGCCGGCCAGTGCACGGCGTACAGGCAGTGTCCGTGGCAATGGTACGGCGTGGTGCGGTTTGGCGGCGTGCACCACCCATCCCGCGAGGAGTACGCTGCCGATCGCGTAGCTCATGAGCGTATCGAAGTTGCCAGCGAGGTATGCAAACGCGGTGGTGAGTGCGAGGATCCAGAATTGCCACGCGGTGGCTCGGGTGTGCTGCCAGCACTGTACCGTGATGACGAGGAGACGTCCGTACGCGATGATGCCGATGAGCGCGCCGGCGATGCCGGCAGTCGCGAGTATCTCCAGCACCACCGCGTGCATGCGGTCATATCGGAACTGCCCGTGGATGTCGTACGCGGTCGCGAAGACGTCCGTTGTTGCGTCGTTCCAGAGGAGGTCGAGATTTCCCCAGCCATACCCGAGCACCGGGTGGTTGGCGAGTGCGGTGGTAGTGCCGCTCGACCAAATGTGCCAGCGGATGGCTGCAGAATCCGCAAGTGACCGATACGGTCCAGCGAGCGCGTCGTGGCGCGCGGCAACGATGGCGAGAGCGAGGAGGCCTCCAACAAGGAGTGCTCCATACGTCCAGCGCCGGTGTGTGAGCCAGCCCACCGTGAGCAGCAGCGCGGTGCCCAACAGGAGCGCGGTAGACGATGCCACGAGCGCAAGATACCCTAGAAACACCATGGCAATGGCCCACCGCCTCCTCTCCGCAGCGGAGCGATGCTCCAGCATCGCGTGCACGTGGCACACGAGTGTGAAGAGGAGGTAATGTGCGAAGAAATTGGCGTTTCCGAGCAGTGCGGTGCCCTGGAGTCGCCACGTGGCCGATGCGAAAAATGGAAGGTGCTGCAGGAGCGCGTCGAGTGTGAGCACGGCGATCGTCGCGAGGCCGAGCGTCATCGTCATGTGGAGAAACCGCGTGACGCGCGTGTGGTCGCGGATCATCCATGTGAGGAGCAGCGCGTACATGCCGACATGTGTGAGGAAGAGGAGGCCATCCGTTCGCTCGGTGTCGCTGAAAATGCTGAAGCGGACGTCCGCCCCAGCCATCGCCGTGCAGGTGAGGATCGCAAAGAGCGCGGCAAACCATGTGTGCGTTCGCGTCCAGAACGGTGCGTGATGGGCATCGTGTATCACGAGGATCCCGTACGCGGCGATGGCAAGCCAGACGCACGCCTGAAACAGGAGCGTCCGGCCAAAGGGGGTTGCCGTTACTGTCCAGAGTCCCGATGCGCCCCACGCGTGTTGTGCGAGCATCGCCGTTGCCTGGCTGAGGGGAATGGCGAGCGGGGCGGCCAGGAGGACGAGCACTATTCTTTCGATTGTGGATCGGGAGTGCTGCATGGAGTATTATTGTAGCGTATGCGTGTCTGCATCATCATCCCCATGCACAACGAGGAAGCGGTGGCGGAGCAGTGCGTACGGACGGTGCTGCCGTACCTCGATGCGCTACCCCACGCGACGTCGCTCTGCATCGTGAATGACGGTTCGCGTGATGCGACACCACGCATCCTCGCGGATCTCGCCGTGGAGCTTGCGGACGCGCGGCTCGCGGTGTGCCATCATGACACGAATCGCGGGTACGGCGCGGCGTTGCGGACGGGTATCCGCCACGCGATCGACGGCGCATTTGACTACGTGCTCTTCATGGATAGCGATTTGACGAATCATCCAAAATACTTGACGCTATTCTATAAGCGTATGAGCGAGGGGGTACAGTACATCAAGGCCTCGCGGTATACGGTAGGGGGTGCAGTAGCGGGTGTTCCGTTCATACATCGAACGTTTTCGCGAATCGGAAATAGCGTAGCGCGACAGTGCTATGGCTTGCCGATCCGTGACATCACCAACGGCTTCCGCGCGGTGCACACGACACTCCTGCGGCAGATGGTATTCACCGAAGATGGTTTTGCTATGATCTTGGAGGAATTGACGCAGGCCAAGCGTCTTGGTGCGACATTCTCTGAAGTACCATATACGCTCACGAGCCGTGGTCGCGGTGAAGGATCGTCGCACCTTTCGTACGGTTTGAAAACCTGGAAACAATACCTCGGTCACGCGTTGCGTGCGAGACAGTAAACGATTTTTTATGTCGCTCACCACCACGAAAGCGCAGCAGAAGATCGGTACGTTCATTGCACACCGTGACTGTCGGTTCTGCGGTGGAACGAATCTCCACACGATTCTCGATTTTGGAAACGTCCCACTCGCGGGCGGGTTCCTCAAAGCCGAACAGTTTGCCGATGAGGAGTACTACCCGCTTGACCTCAAGGTCTGCACGGATTGTACGCTCGTCCAGGTGCCAAACGCGGTATCCGGCGAGAAGCTTTTCCGCGAGCACTACTTCTACTTTTCCTCAAAAATCCAGACGCTCGTGACGCACTGCGCGGCGTTCGCGCAGGACGTGGTCGATCGGTTCCTCGCAGGGAAGTCGGATGCGAGCGTCTTTGAGATCGGGTGCAACGATGGCGTCATGCTCCGGCCATTCGCGCAGCTCGGCGTGACGGCCGTGGGCATGGACCCCGCGTCGAACGTCGTTGCTTCCGTCGCTCAGGATGGTTTCACAATCTACGACGACTTCTTCAACGAGGAGACCGCGAAGCGCGTGCGCGCCGAGCATGGACAGTTCGATGCGATCACGACGAGCTACTCATTCGCGCATATTGATGACATGCGCAGCGTGCTCCGTGGTGTCCAGGAGATCCTCAAACCGGACGGCGTGCTCGTTTTC
Proteins encoded in this region:
- a CDS encoding NAD-dependent dehydratase is translated as MTQDNRNYRATSERAHHDLGFAPTRTIDDGVAELAALLAGGRVKNSYVSRFSNYQHLKPFLAEYETPFGGVRLAVRA
- a CDS encoding glycosyltransferase family 2 protein translates to MRVCIIIPMHNEEAVAEQCVRTVLPYLDALPHATSLCIVNDGSRDATPRILADLAVELADARLAVCHHDTNRGYGAALRTGIRHAIDGAFDYVLFMDSDLTNHPKYLTLFYKRMSEGVQYIKASRYTVGGAVAGVPFIHRTFSRIGNSVARQCYGLPIRDITNGFRAVHTTLLRQMVFTEDGFAMILEELTQAKRLGATFSEVPYTLTSRGRGEGSSHLSYGLKTWKQYLGHALRARQ